Proteins from one Cicer arietinum cultivar CDC Frontier isolate Library 1 chromosome 3, Cicar.CDCFrontier_v2.0, whole genome shotgun sequence genomic window:
- the LOC101510228 gene encoding uncharacterized protein At5g39865, with amino-acid sequence MGCSASKTTTIVAKQNPEDNNNNNQSPSVSFQSSFSSTTSSSFSSSSYANASQYFNSSPPVRKALSLTMPLVHHLPTKKGDTHHLVSLTSTTYGSLLLIDQKVPNFTSHDGTHFSKTSQNGTNQTNQEQSLSPDSVINTWELMHDLDEDSSHDIIAKAHKVSIFDNPLGFSDKHSSCRYTTFDGSAKKNLLDSFELLKASETVIEKNASELFVKKPLWQHLSEEALLAKLDPSVAWSYRRALSSRQLGSNNNNKNNLFRGVMSMGSSPMSMNSSSSTTCSLFDKSLCALPGTEDRIVVYCTSLRGIRKTYEDCCSVRMILRGFRVVVDERDISMDSSYRKELQNALGGKVVTLPQVFIRGKHVGNAEEMKQLNESGELAKLLKGFPTQESWFVCDKCGDARFVPCPNCNGSRKVFEEEQGKLKRCLHCNENGLIRCTSCCS; translated from the coding sequence ATGGGTTGCTCAGCCTCAAAAACAACCACCAtagttgcaaaacaaaatccagaggataataataataataatcaatcaCCTTCTGTTTCTTTTCAATCTTCTTTTTCATCAAccacttcttcttctttttcttcttcttcttatgctaaTGCTTCACAATACTTCAATTCTTCACCACCAGTTAGAAAAGCTTTGTCACTAACAATGCCTCTTGTTCATCACCTTCCAACCAAAAAGGGTGACACACACCATCTTGTTTCACTCACTTCAACCACCTATGGTTCTCTTCTCCTAATTGACCAAAAAGTCCCCAACTTTACTTCTCATGATGGAACCCATTTCTCCAAAACCTCTCAAAATGGAACAAACCAAACAAATCAAGAACAATCATTGTCTCCTGATTCAGTCATCAACACTTGGGAACTTATGCATGATTTAGATGAAGATTCTTCTCATGATATTATTGCTAAGGCTCATAAAGTTTCTATTTTTGACAACCCTTTGGGTTTCTCAGACAAACATAGTTCATGCAGGTACACAACATTTGATGGGTCTGCAAAAAAGAACCTGCTTGATTCATTTGAGTTACTTAAGGCTTCAGAAACAGTGATTGAAAAAAATGCTTCCGAATTGTTTGTTAAAAAGCCTCTTTGGCAGCATTTATCAGAAGAAGCTTTGCTTGCTAAGTTGGATCCAAGTGTTGCTTGGAGTTATAGGAGAGCATTGTCATCAAGACAATTAGgtagcaacaacaacaataaaaacaatCTATTCAGAGGTGTAATGTCAATGGGGTCAAGTCCTATGAGTAtgaattcttcttcttctactaCTTGTTCTTTGTTTGATAAAAGTTTGTGTGCTTTACCTGGTACTGAAGACAGAATAGTTGTTTATTGCACAAGTTTGAGAGGGATAAGAAAGACTTATGAAGATTGTTGTTCAGTGAGGATGATTTTGAGGGGATTTAGAGTTGTAGTTGATGAAAGAGATATCTCTATGGATTCATCTTATAGGAAAGAATTGCAGAATGCACTTGGTGGCAAAGTGGTGACACTGCCACAGGTGTTTATCAGAGGGAAACATGTTGGGAATGCAGAGGAGATGAAACAGTTGAATGAATCTGGTGAATTGGCAAAACTTTTGAAAGGTTTTCCAACTCAAGAATCTTGGTTTGTTTGTGACAAATGTGGTGATGCAAGGTTTGTGCCTTGTCCTAATTGCAATGGTAGCAGGAAGGTGTTTGAGGAGGAACAAGGAAAATTGAAAAGGTGTCTTCATTGTAATGAGAATGGATTGATAAGATGCACAAGTTGCTGCTCATGA